The Thermoplasma sp. Kam2015 nucleotide sequence AAACCTGATCTTACGTTGCTTGTTATAGATGCGGTCTCTGGTCAGGATTCTGTGAACCAGGCTAGAATGTTCGAAGAAAATGTTGGCTATGACGGTGTTGTGGTGACGAAGCTGGATACAGATGCCAGAGGCGGATCGATCCTCTCCATATATCACGACCTGAAGAAGCCTGTTGTATTTATCTGCGTGGGGCAGGGTCTGGATGACATAATGCCCTTTGATCGGGATTGGTACATTAGAAAGCTCCTGCCAGAATCTGAAAATAGGACAGTTCAGGAATGATCCATATATCTAAAAGATCATGGATAAAATTTACCATTCTTTCATTTTCAATATTCTCTGCGTAGCATAATGGTAGCCTGAATGGTCGATAGCTCACCCTTAATTTTCTCAGAAACGAACGTTTTTATCCATTTATAGAAAGGTTAGGGGTTTGAGGGAAGCAGTAATTCTCCTCTTCAGACATGAGATACACGGACTTCCCCCAATCATGAAAGATCTATAAATAATCTCATCATATCTGTAATCAATGATAACGGCTACCAAAGTGAAGCTGTATCCAAACGAAGGACAGAAAATTTTACTGGAAAAGCACTTTGGTAGTTGCCGATTCGTATACAACTATTTTTTGGCCAAGAGGGATGAATACTATATAACGCATAGGGATGCACAGAGATCTTCTCTGAACTATTTTGACACAAATAACATGCTCATCGAACTCAAGAAGGAAAAACCATGGTTATACGAAGTTAATTCTCAATCCTTACAGATGTCATTACGCTTTCTTGATAATGCATTCAAGAACTTCTTCCATAAGAATGCAGATCATCCAAGATTCAAAAGGAAAGGTATTAACGAATACTTCGCAGTACCACAGCACATCAAAATTCAAGGAAACAGGAT carries:
- a CDS encoding helix-turn-helix domain-containing protein, with amino-acid sequence MITATKVKLYPNEGQKILLEKHFGSCRFVYNYFLAKRDEYYITHRDAQRSSLNYFDTNNMLIELKKEKPWLYEVNSQSLQMSLRFLDNAFKNFFHKNADHPRFKRKGINEYFAVPQHIKIQGNR